A single Pseudomonas sp. MM223 DNA region contains:
- a CDS encoding putative acyl-CoA thioester hydrolase, with the protein MEPGNAQLSMTVLMTPDMANFSGNVHGGTLLKYLDEVAYACASRYAGSYVVTLSVDQVIFREPVHVGELVTFLASVNYTGNTSMEVGIKVVTENIRERSVRHSNSCFFTMVAVDDNRRPVPVPPRQPHSSEEKRRFLQGQQRRQIRQELEKRYQDLKTDAN; encoded by the coding sequence ATGGAACCTGGAAACGCCCAGCTGAGCATGACCGTCCTGATGACCCCGGACATGGCCAACTTTTCTGGCAACGTACATGGCGGCACTCTGCTCAAGTACCTCGACGAAGTGGCCTATGCGTGCGCCAGCCGCTATGCCGGCAGCTATGTGGTAACCCTGTCGGTCGACCAGGTGATCTTCCGCGAGCCCGTGCACGTGGGTGAACTGGTAACCTTCCTGGCGTCGGTCAACTACACCGGCAACACCTCGATGGAGGTCGGCATCAAAGTGGTGACCGAGAACATCCGCGAGCGCTCGGTGCGCCACTCCAACAGCTGCTTCTTCACCATGGTCGCGGTCGACGACAACCGCCGTCCGGTGCCGGTGCCGCCACGCCAGCCGCACAGCAGCGAAGAAAAGCGCCGCTTCCTGCAAGGCCAACAGCGTCGCCAGATCCGCCAGGAGCTGGAGAAGCGTTACCAGGACCTGAAAACCGACGCTAACTAA
- the yciC gene encoding Putative metal chaperone YciC (*Name yciC), whose amino-acid sequence MSNRLPVTVLSGFLGAGKSTLLNHVLRNRDKLRVAVIVNDMSEINIDASEVQRNVSLNRAEEKLVEMSNGCICCTLREDLLEEVARLAEEGRFDYLLIESTGISEPLPVAETFTFRDEQGRSLSDMARLDTMVTVVDGLNFLRDYQAADSLASRGETLGEEDERSISDLLIEQVEFADVLLLSKIDLISQHEREELMAILRSLNARAQIVPMVMGQVPLARILDTGLFDFDQAAQAPGWLQELRGEHVPETEEYGIAATTWQARRPLHPQRFFDFIHMPWSNGRLLRSKGFFWLASKYQEAGSWSQAGGMMRHGLAGRWWRFVPREQWPQDVDNTAEILKHWAAETGDCRQELVFIGQNIDFEKLSTALDACLLTDEEMDLGHLGWLRLPDPFGPWHQEEAA is encoded by the coding sequence ATGTCCAACCGTCTCCCTGTTACCGTGCTGTCCGGCTTTCTTGGTGCCGGCAAAAGCACCTTGCTCAACCATGTATTGCGTAACCGCGACAAACTGCGGGTCGCGGTCATCGTCAATGACATGAGTGAAATCAACATCGACGCCAGCGAGGTGCAGCGCAACGTCAGCCTCAACCGCGCTGAAGAGAAACTGGTCGAGATGAGCAATGGCTGCATTTGCTGCACACTGCGTGAGGACCTTCTCGAAGAGGTGGCGCGGCTGGCCGAAGAAGGGCGCTTCGATTATTTGCTCATCGAGTCCACAGGTATCTCGGAGCCGCTTCCGGTTGCCGAGACGTTTACCTTTCGCGACGAGCAGGGCCGCAGCCTGTCCGACATGGCGCGCCTGGACACTATGGTGACTGTGGTCGATGGCCTGAATTTCTTGCGCGATTACCAGGCAGCAGACAGCCTGGCCAGCCGTGGCGAAACCTTGGGTGAAGAGGACGAACGGTCGATCAGCGACCTGCTGATCGAGCAGGTAGAGTTCGCCGATGTGCTGTTGCTGAGCAAGATCGACCTGATCAGCCAGCATGAGCGAGAAGAACTCATGGCCATCTTGCGCAGCCTCAACGCCCGGGCGCAGATCGTGCCCATGGTCATGGGCCAGGTGCCACTGGCGCGCATCCTGGATACTGGCCTGTTCGACTTCGACCAGGCGGCCCAAGCGCCTGGCTGGTTGCAAGAGTTGCGCGGCGAGCATGTGCCAGAGACTGAAGAGTACGGTATCGCGGCCACGACCTGGCAGGCGCGGCGGCCACTTCATCCACAACGCTTTTTCGACTTTATCCACATGCCCTGGAGCAATGGTCGGCTGCTGCGTTCGAAGGGTTTTTTCTGGCTGGCCAGCAAGTACCAGGAAGCCGGTAGCTGGTCGCAGGCAGGTGGCATGATGCGCCATGGCCTGGCGGGCCGTTGGTGGCGTTTTGTGCCGCGCGAGCAGTGGCCGCAGGATGTGGATAACACTGCCGAGATCTTGAAACACTGGGCTGCCGAGACCGGTGACTGCCGGCAAGAACTGGTGTTCATCGGGCAGAATATCGACTTCGAAAAGTTATCCACAGCGCTTGATGCGTGCTTGTTGACGGATGAAGAAATGGATTTGGGGCACTTGGGCTGGTTGCGTCTGCCCGATCCATTTGGCCCTTGGCACCAAGAGGAGGCAGCATGA
- the folE2_1 gene encoding GTP cyclohydrolase FolE2 (*Name folE2_1) — MTQLKLPDIAAQTQKYTLPLDWVGMCGIAVPVQFEGRTTAAKIDAGVSLVDGSSRGIHMSRLYLALESLEDHPLTPLAIRQLLANFLSSHEGLSSAAYLRLSFEHLLKRPALISPLAGWKSYAVTVDARI; from the coding sequence ATGACCCAGCTCAAGCTCCCCGACATCGCTGCACAAACCCAAAAGTACACCTTGCCTTTGGACTGGGTGGGCATGTGCGGGATTGCCGTGCCTGTGCAGTTCGAAGGGCGCACTACAGCCGCTAAAATCGATGCTGGCGTAAGCCTGGTAGACGGCAGTTCACGCGGCATCCATATGTCACGGCTTTACCTTGCCTTGGAGTCACTGGAGGACCACCCCCTCACTCCACTGGCAATCAGGCAGCTACTGGCTAATTTCCTGAGCAGCCATGAAGGCCTTTCTTCGGCGGCCTATCTGCGCCTCAGCTTCGAGCACCTGCTGAAAAGGCCGGCCTTGATCAGCCCATTAGCAGGTTGGAAAAGCTACGCCGTAACGGTCGATGCAAGGATATAA
- the pdxY gene encoding Pyridoxal kinase PdxY (*Name pdxY) translates to MKRTPHLLAIQSHVVFGHAGNSAAVFPMQRIGVNVWPLNTVQFSNHTQYGQWAGEVLAPAQIPALVEGISNIGELGHCDAVLSGYLGSAEQGRAILAGVERIKAVNPKALYLCDPVMGHPEKGCIVPPEVSDFLLDEAAARADILCPNQLELDSFCGRRAQSLEDCVNMARSLLQRGPQVVLVKHLAYPGRADDQFEMLLVTAEHSWHLRRPLLAFPRQPVGVGDLTSGLFLARVLLGDSWVQAFEFTAAAVHEVLLETQACASYELQLVRAQDRIAHPRVRFEAQLLAL, encoded by the coding sequence ATGAAACGTACCCCGCACCTGCTCGCCATTCAGTCCCATGTGGTGTTCGGCCACGCCGGCAACAGCGCCGCGGTGTTTCCCATGCAGCGTATCGGGGTCAATGTCTGGCCGCTCAATACCGTGCAGTTCTCCAATCACACACAGTATGGCCAGTGGGCGGGTGAAGTGCTTGCCCCGGCGCAAATTCCCGCGTTGGTGGAAGGTATTTCCAACATTGGCGAGCTGGGTCACTGCGATGCGGTACTGTCCGGCTACCTGGGCAGTGCCGAGCAGGGGCGGGCGATCCTGGCGGGCGTCGAGCGGATCAAGGCGGTGAACCCAAAGGCTTTGTACTTGTGTGACCCGGTCATGGGGCACCCGGAGAAGGGCTGTATCGTGCCACCGGAGGTCAGCGACTTCCTGCTCGACGAGGCGGCGGCCCGGGCCGACATCCTATGCCCCAACCAGCTGGAACTGGACAGCTTCTGTGGGCGCCGCGCGCAGTCGCTGGAGGATTGCGTGAACATGGCGCGCAGCCTGCTGCAGCGTGGGCCGCAAGTGGTACTGGTCAAGCACCTGGCTTACCCCGGGCGGGCCGACGACCAGTTCGAAATGCTGCTGGTGACCGCCGAGCACAGCTGGCACCTGCGCCGCCCGCTGTTGGCGTTCCCGCGTCAGCCAGTGGGGGTGGGTGACCTGACTTCAGGTTTGTTCCTGGCCCGCGTGCTGCTCGGTGACAGTTGGGTGCAGGCGTTTGAGTTCACCGCTGCAGCGGTGCATGAGGTGCTGCTGGAAACCCAGGCCTGCGCCAGCTACGAATTGCAGCTGGTTCGGGCCCAGGACCGCATCGCTCACCCGCGGGTGCGCTTCGAGGCACAGTTGCTGGCGCTTTAG
- the yeiR gene encoding Zinc-binding GTPase YeiR (*Name yeiR), with protein sequence MLQNIPTHVIAGPLGAGKTTLIRHLLAQRPNNERWAVLINEFGLVGLDAALLSRDEDGIAIGEVAGGCLCCVNGMPFQVGLGRLLRKSRPDRLFIEPSGLGHPLQLLAQLQQAPWAGVLTIQPLLMVVDAQSMVRNEPLPEAQQQAFNASENVVFNKSEAVDEISKLLITNKFHDKRILWAVQGQVPLSSLPGLPAQIVDSPFEENRIVDNLGSAPAVLWTDPSQPICLAQQGEGGWSIGWRWHPAQQFYPQRLQAFLRSWPWRRAKGVIHSVDGWQSFNGLNGDMPIWQRSDWRRDSRIELIFDQPQSQPALQAGLSECRVS encoded by the coding sequence ATGTTGCAGAACATTCCCACCCATGTGATTGCCGGCCCACTGGGCGCCGGCAAGACCACCCTGATCCGTCATCTGCTGGCCCAGCGCCCAAACAATGAACGCTGGGCGGTATTGATCAACGAATTCGGCCTGGTTGGCCTGGATGCGGCCTTGCTCAGCCGTGACGAAGATGGCATAGCCATCGGCGAGGTTGCAGGCGGCTGCCTGTGCTGTGTCAACGGCATGCCGTTCCAGGTGGGCCTGGGCCGGCTATTGCGCAAATCCCGGCCTGACCGGCTGTTTATAGAGCCTTCCGGCCTGGGCCACCCGTTGCAGCTACTGGCGCAATTGCAGCAGGCCCCGTGGGCTGGAGTGCTGACAATCCAGCCACTTTTGATGGTCGTCGATGCTCAATCCATGGTGCGAAACGAGCCGCTTCCGGAGGCTCAACAGCAGGCATTCAATGCGTCTGAAAACGTTGTTTTCAACAAGTCAGAGGCTGTGGATGAAATATCTAAGTTGTTGATAACTAATAAATTTCACGACAAGCGCATCCTGTGGGCGGTACAAGGTCAGGTGCCGCTATCAAGCCTTCCTGGCCTCCCCGCACAGATTGTCGACAGCCCATTTGAGGAAAACAGGATTGTCGACAATCTTGGAAGTGCCCCAGCAGTATTGTGGACAGACCCCAGCCAGCCGATCTGCCTTGCCCAGCAGGGGGAGGGAGGTTGGAGCATTGGCTGGCGCTGGCATCCCGCACAGCAGTTTTATCCACAGCGGCTACAGGCCTTCTTGCGCAGCTGGCCATGGCGGCGTGCGAAAGGGGTTATCCACAGCGTGGACGGTTGGCAATCATTCAATGGGCTTAATGGTGACATGCCCATATGGCAGCGCAGTGACTGGCGCAGGGATAGCCGTATCGAGCTGATTTTTGATCAGCCGCAATCGCAACCCGCGCTGCAAGCGGGGCTGAGCGAATGCCGCGTCAGTTGA
- the folE2_2 gene encoding GTP cyclohydrolase FolE2 (*Name folE2_2): MFHVELSVSVPYSSTCPCSAALARQLIQQQFLGDFTGEQVEKSAVLRWLGSAEGIVATPHSQRSSAQIQVRLRSNQHALPITELIDCVETSLGTAVQTAVKRADEQAFALANGQNLMFCEDAARRLHKALRQLEWSTAFKLRVEHAESLHAHDAVATSQWQWDVSCAV, translated from the coding sequence ATGTTCCACGTGGAACTATCTGTTTCCGTGCCTTACTCCTCTACCTGCCCATGCTCGGCGGCACTTGCACGGCAGCTGATTCAGCAGCAGTTCCTGGGCGACTTCACCGGGGAGCAGGTCGAGAAGTCCGCAGTATTGCGATGGCTTGGTAGCGCCGAAGGCATCGTGGCGACGCCCCACAGCCAACGAAGTAGCGCGCAAATTCAGGTACGGCTGCGTAGCAATCAGCACGCTTTACCCATCACCGAATTGATTGATTGCGTTGAAACCAGCTTGGGGACCGCTGTGCAGACCGCTGTGAAACGTGCGGACGAGCAAGCCTTCGCCTTGGCCAACGGGCAGAACTTGATGTTCTGTGAAGACGCCGCACGACGCCTGCACAAGGCGCTACGGCAATTGGAATGGAGCACGGCCTTCAAGCTGCGCGTGGAGCATGCAGAAAGCCTGCATGCTCACGACGCCGTCGCCACCAGCCAATGGCAATGGGACGTCAGCTGCGCGGTTTGA